One segment of Carya illinoinensis cultivar Pawnee chromosome 1, C.illinoinensisPawnee_v1, whole genome shotgun sequence DNA contains the following:
- the LOC122291226 gene encoding glycerol-3-phosphate acyltransferase 5-like: MKKAPVESVVAELEGTLLKDPDPFSYFMLVAFEASGLIRFASLLMLWPVIRLLDMMGMADAGLKLMIFVAVVGVREAEIESVSRAVLPKFYMDGIDTEAWKVFSSYDKRVVVTKTPRIMVERFVKKHLRADEVLGSELVLNRFGFATGFVEEYDIRPLSDRVAKLFVDEPPSLGLGRPTSAAGSSFLSLCKEQVHPSMTSNQKQDRQVLRPLPVIFHDGRLVKRPTPLTALLILLWIPLGILLAIIRIVVSLMVPIWAIPYLSRLFGGEVIVKGKPPPPVSGGNTGVLFVCTHRTLLDPVVLSTVLRRKIPAVTYSISRLTEILSPIPTIRLTRIREVDAEKIKQQLTKGDLVVCPEGTTCREPFLLRFSALFAELTDRIVPVAMNYRVGFFHATTAGGWKALDPIFFFMNPRPVYEVTFLNQLPVEATCSSGKSPHDVANYVQRILAATLGFECTNFTRKDKYRVLSGNDGTVSYNSIIDQFKRVVSTFKLFIH, translated from the exons ATGAAAAAAGCCCCAGTGGAGTCGGTGGTTGCGGAGCTCGAAGGCACCCTTCTGAAGGACCCAGACCCCTTCTCCTACTTCATGTTAGTGGCATTCGAGGCCTCGGGTTTGATTAGGTTTGCGTCGTTGCTGATGTTATGGCCCGTGATTCGCTTGCTGGACATGATGGGCATGGCGGACGCCGGGCTCAAGCTTATGATCTTTGTTGCAGTCGTGGGTGTTCGTGAAGCCGAGATCGAATCAGTGTCGAGGGCAGTTTTGCCAAAGTTTTATATGGATGGCATTGATACGGAGGCATGGAAAGTCTTTAGCTCGTATGACAAGAGAGTTGTAGTGACCAAGACACCGAGGATTATGGTGGAGAGGTTTGTGAAAAAGCATTTGCGAGCTGATGAGGTTCTCGGAAGCGAACTTGTTCTGAACCGCTTTGGTTTTGCAACGGGTTTTGTCGAGGAATATGATATTCGTCCTCTCTCTGATCGGGTGGCAAAGCTTTTTGTAGATGAACCGCCAAGTTTAGGATTAGGAAGGCCTACATCAGCCGCTGGTTCTTCGTTCTTGTCGCTATGCAAG GAACAAGTGCACCCATCAATGACCAGCAACCAAAAGCAAGACCGCCAGGTCCTCCGCCCGCTACCGGTAATCTTCCATGATGGCCGCCTAGTCAAGAGGCCAACACCATTGACTGCCCTCCTGATACTCTTATGGATTCCCTTAGGCATCTTGCTTGCAATAATCCGCATTGTTGTGAGTTTGATGGTACCAATTTGGGCTATTCCGTACTTGTCTCGGCTATTCGGTGGCGAGGTAATTGTCAAAGGCAAACCACCCCCGCCTGTGTCTGGTGGCAACACTGGGGTACTATTTGTGTGTACCCATCGAACCCTATTGGACCCCGTGGTCCTTTCCACCGTACTCAGACGTAAAATCCCAGCTGTGACATACTCCATCTCTCGATTAACAGAGATCCTATCACCAATCCCCACCATCAGGTTAACACGAATACGTGAAGTGGATGCAGAGAAAATCAAGCAACAATTGACCAAAGGAGACCTAGTGGTTTGTCCCGAAGGAACAACATGCAGGGAGCCCTTCCTTTTAAGGTTTAGCGCACTATTTGCTGAACTAACAGATCGAATTGTACCGGTGGCTATGAATTATCGTGTTGGGTTCTTCCATGCAACAACGGCTGGGGGTTGGAAAGCACTGGAccccattttcttcttcatgaacCCTAGGCCTGTCTATGAGGTCACGTTCTTGAACCAATTGCCAGTTGAAGCAACATGTTCCTCTGGGAAAAGCCCGCATGATGTTGCAAACTACGTGCAAAGGATCTTGGCTGCTACGCTAGGGTTTGAGTGCACGAACTTTACAAGGAAGGATAAGTACAGAGTGCTGTCTGGAAATGATGGAACTGTGTCTTATAATTCGATCATTGATCAGTTTAAAAGGGTGGTGAGCACCTTCAAGCTGTTTATTCACTAA
- the LOC122303707 gene encoding thaumatin-like protein, whose translation MANALLPFFLCILYSLFFADGIQLIIVNNCKESIWPGVLGTSGQPNPKDGGFHLYSGEEVVLEVAEGWSGRIWGRQGCCFEKQTGKRSCQTGDCAGLLHCQGVGGVPPATLVEMTLGTPKSALHYYDVSLVDGFNLPVSMVPVGGGVGCGVAACEADLNVCCPSALEIKRQGKVVGCKSACLAAKSDRYCCTGDFANPKSCKPTVFAHLFKAICPRAYSYAYDDSTALKTCRAPRYVITFCPPV comes from the exons ATGGCAAATGCCTTACTTCCCTTCTTCCTCTGTATTCTTTACTCCCTCTTCTTCGcag ATGGGATTCAGCTTATAATAGTGAACAACTGCAAGGAGAGCATATGGCCTGGAGTTCTTGGCACTTCAGGCCAACCAAACCCCAAGGATGGCGGCTTCCATCTCTATAGCGGCGAGGAAGTAGTCCTCGAAGTCGCGGAGGGATGGTCTGGGAGAATATGGGGCAGACAAGGCTGCTGCTTCGAAAAACAAACTGGCAAGAGGTCATGCCAAACTGGGGACTGCGCGGGGCTTTTACATTGCCAAGGCGTTGGCGGAGTCCCTCCGGCCACTTTGGTCGAAATGACACTTGGAACCCCCAAGTCCGCCTTACATTACTATGATGTGAGTTTGGTCGACGGGTTTAACCTTCCTGTGTCAATGGTTCCTGTAGGCGGTGGTGTGGGATGTGGAGTAGCCGCGTGCGAAGCTGACTTGAACGTTTGCTGTCCATCTGCCTTGGAGATAAAGCGCCAAGGGAAGGTGGTGGGCTGCAAAAGCGCCTGTTTGGCCGCAAAGTCGGATAGGTATTGCTGTACCGGGGATTTTGCTAATCCAAAAAGTTGCAAGCCAACGGTGTTTGCTCATCTTTTTAAGGCCATCTGCCCTCGGGCTTACAGCTACGCATACGATGATTCTACAGCTCTAAAGACATGCAGGGCTCCTCGGTATGTCATCACGTTTTGCCCTCCTGTTTGA